In Halopseudomonas nanhaiensis, a single window of DNA contains:
- a CDS encoding cupin domain-containing protein has product MDVGARLKAIRKMKGLSQRELAKRAGVTNSTISMIEKNSVSPSVSSLKKVLSGIPMSLVDFFSLEVEHDSQRKVIYRADELLDIGSGEVTMKLVGTGHPNRAFAFLNETYPPGSDTGTDMLNHEGEEAGTVVSGRLEVTVNGEAYILETGDSYYFDSSQPHRFRNPFDEPCLLISATTPANF; this is encoded by the coding sequence TTGGATGTGGGTGCGCGTCTGAAAGCGATAAGAAAAATGAAGGGTCTGTCCCAGAGAGAGCTGGCCAAGCGTGCAGGGGTTACCAACAGCACCATATCCATGATCGAGAAGAACAGCGTCAGTCCGTCGGTGAGCTCGCTGAAAAAGGTGCTGTCGGGCATCCCCATGTCCCTGGTGGACTTCTTCTCTCTCGAAGTCGAGCACGACAGCCAGCGCAAGGTCATCTACCGGGCTGACGAGCTGCTCGACATAGGCTCCGGCGAAGTGACCATGAAGCTGGTCGGTACAGGCCACCCTAACCGTGCATTTGCCTTTCTCAATGAAACCTATCCGCCCGGTTCCGATACCGGTACGGACATGCTCAACCATGAGGGAGAAGAAGCGGGCACCGTGGTCAGCGGGCGGCTGGAAGTGACCGTCAACGGGGAGGCGTACATCCTGGAAACCGGGGACAGCTACTACTTCGACAGCAGCCAGCCACACCGCTTCCGCAATCCGTTCGACGAGCCCTGCCTGCTGATCAGCGCCACCACGCCGGCGAACTTCTAG
- the alr gene encoding alanine racemase, which yields MRPAHALIDLSALRHNYQLARSLAPAARALAVIKANAYGHGAVPCARALEAQADGFAVACIEEALELREAGISKPILLLEGWFEALELELIVELDLWVVIHHHGQLADLAQVQLARPLNVWLKLDSGMHRVGFTPEEYPAIWRSLERSANVASLTRMTHFARADEPETGRTEEQLAVFHRTTDALGGPASLCNSPGVLAWPAAHGDWLRPGIMLYGATPFEFAQPDAQNLQPVMQLNSRIIAVRQVEAGEPIGYGSRFVTRRATRIGVVAMGYADGYPRHAPDGTPVLVGGQRTELIGRVSMDMLTVDLTDLPQAGLGTPVRLWGNGLNASEVAAHAGTIAYQLFCNLNRVRRLYTD from the coding sequence ATGCGCCCAGCCCACGCTCTTATCGATCTCTCTGCACTGCGCCACAACTATCAGCTGGCTCGTTCCCTGGCGCCGGCCGCGCGAGCGCTGGCGGTGATCAAGGCCAACGCCTACGGGCACGGCGCAGTGCCCTGTGCGCGAGCGCTCGAGGCACAGGCCGACGGCTTCGCAGTCGCCTGCATCGAGGAAGCGCTCGAGCTGCGCGAAGCGGGTATCAGCAAACCCATCCTGCTGCTCGAGGGCTGGTTCGAGGCCCTGGAGCTGGAGCTGATCGTCGAGCTCGATCTATGGGTCGTCATTCATCACCATGGGCAGCTTGCCGACCTCGCGCAGGTGCAGCTGGCGCGCCCGCTGAACGTCTGGCTCAAGCTCGACTCGGGAATGCATCGGGTCGGCTTCACGCCGGAAGAATACCCGGCGATATGGCGCAGCCTGGAACGCAGCGCGAATGTCGCCTCGCTCACGCGCATGACCCATTTCGCTCGCGCCGACGAGCCGGAAACCGGCCGAACCGAAGAGCAGCTGGCGGTTTTTCACCGCACCACAGATGCGCTCGGCGGTCCGGCCAGCCTATGCAACTCGCCGGGCGTGCTCGCCTGGCCCGCCGCGCACGGCGACTGGCTACGCCCGGGCATCATGCTGTATGGCGCCACCCCCTTTGAATTTGCGCAGCCAGACGCGCAGAACCTGCAGCCGGTGATGCAGCTGAACTCCAGAATCATTGCAGTACGTCAGGTCGAGGCAGGCGAACCGATCGGCTACGGCTCGCGTTTCGTCACTCGACGTGCGACGCGAATCGGTGTGGTCGCCATGGGTTACGCCGATGGCTATCCGCGCCATGCTCCCGACGGCACGCCGGTCCTTGTGGGCGGGCAGCGAACCGAGCTGATCGGCCGGGTGTCGATGGACATGCTGACAGTTGATCTGACCGATCTTCCACAGGCCGGGCTCGGCACGCCCGTGCGCTTGTGGGGAAATGGGCTCAACGCCAGCGAAGTGGCAGCGCACGCAGGTACCATCGCCTATCAGCTGTTCTGCAATCTCAATCGTGTCAGGCGCCTGTATACCGACTGA
- a CDS encoding RidA family protein gives MSVQRLHTNKRMSQIVIHQNTVYLAGQVADDDDLNADCAAQTRSTLAAIERLLAEAGTDRTRILSVTIFLKDIEADFEAMNSVWDQWLPEGTAPARATVQTLLCEPELLVEMSVIAAI, from the coding sequence ATGTCCGTCCAGCGTCTGCACACTAACAAGCGCATGAGCCAGATCGTCATTCATCAGAACACCGTATATCTGGCGGGCCAGGTCGCCGACGACGATGACCTGAATGCGGACTGTGCGGCCCAGACCCGCAGCACGCTGGCGGCGATCGAACGGTTGCTGGCCGAAGCGGGGACCGACAGAACACGCATCCTCTCGGTAACCATCTTTCTGAAGGACATCGAGGCCGACTTCGAGGCGATGAACAGCGTATGGGACCAGTGGCTGCCCGAGGGAACCGCACCGGCGCGGGCGACAGTGCAGACGCTGCTGTGCGAGCCGGAGCTACTCGTCGAAATGTCCGTCATCGCAGCGATCTAG
- a CDS encoding D-amino acid dehydrogenase, with protein sequence MHVMILGSGVIGVTSAWYLARAGHQVTVIDRQPGPALETSFGNAGMISPGYSAPWAAPGVPLKAVGWLTARHAPLAIRPTAEAEQYRWMARMLGNCTAARYAVNKERMMRLAEYSRDCLVELRRDSGVDYEHRQLGTLQLFRTQKQLDAAAKDIAVLKRCNVPYRLLDRAGCVEAEPGLADSSDRIVGGLQLPGDETGDCHLFTSRLAEQCKALGVEFRFNADISGLLSDGKRITGVRLADQVLRADHYVLALGSYSAALLRPLGIDLPVYPVKGYSLTLPVIDAARAPVSTIMDETYKVAVTRFASRIRVGGMAELTGFDNRLLDKRRETLEMVVGDLFPGAGDISQASFWTGFRPMTPDGTPVIGATSLSNLSLNTGHGTLGWTMSCGSGQLLADLLSDNKPAIRTEGLGIDRYSRPKEARRHVRPASAH encoded by the coding sequence ATGCACGTGATGATCCTCGGAAGCGGTGTAATCGGCGTGACCAGCGCCTGGTATCTGGCCAGAGCAGGCCACCAGGTGACGGTCATCGATCGCCAGCCCGGGCCAGCGCTGGAGACCAGTTTTGGCAACGCAGGCATGATCTCCCCCGGCTATTCTGCTCCGTGGGCGGCGCCGGGCGTGCCGCTCAAGGCAGTGGGCTGGCTGACTGCACGGCATGCGCCGCTGGCCATTCGGCCGACCGCCGAAGCCGAGCAGTACCGCTGGATGGCGCGGATGCTGGGTAACTGCACCGCAGCGCGTTATGCGGTCAACAAGGAAAGGATGATGCGTCTGGCCGAGTACAGTCGCGATTGCCTGGTTGAGTTGCGCCGTGACAGCGGCGTCGATTACGAACACCGACAACTGGGCACCCTACAGCTCTTCCGTACGCAAAAGCAGCTCGACGCAGCGGCCAAGGACATTGCCGTGCTCAAGCGCTGCAATGTTCCCTATCGGCTCCTTGACCGGGCCGGCTGCGTCGAAGCCGAGCCGGGTCTGGCTGACAGCAGTGATCGCATTGTGGGCGGCCTGCAGCTCCCCGGGGATGAAACCGGCGATTGCCACCTGTTCACAAGCCGTCTCGCGGAGCAGTGCAAAGCATTGGGAGTCGAGTTTCGCTTCAACGCCGACATAAGTGGCCTGCTCAGCGACGGCAAGCGGATCACCGGCGTTCGCCTCGCCGATCAGGTGCTGCGCGCAGATCACTACGTGCTGGCCCTGGGCAGTTACTCCGCCGCCCTGTTGCGTCCATTGGGCATCGATCTGCCGGTGTATCCGGTGAAAGGCTACTCGCTGACCCTGCCGGTGATCGACGCCGCGCGGGCGCCTGTCTCGACCATCATGGACGAGACCTACAAGGTGGCCGTCACGCGCTTCGCCTCACGCATACGCGTCGGCGGGATGGCCGAACTGACCGGCTTCGACAACAGGCTGCTGGACAAGCGACGCGAGACGCTGGAAATGGTCGTCGGCGACCTGTTTCCCGGCGCAGGCGACATTAGTCAGGCCAGCTTCTGGACCGGCTTCCGGCCCATGACCCCGGACGGCACGCCGGTCATCGGCGCGACCAGCCTGTCCAATCTGTCGCTCAACACCGGCCATGGTACGCTGGGCTGGACCATGTCCTGCGGATCCGGACAGCTCCTGGCTGATCTGCTGAGCGACAACAAGCCCGCCATCCGTACCGAAGGACTGGGCATCGACCGTTACTCTCGACCGAAGGAGGCCCGCCGGCATGTCCGTCCAGCGTCTGCACACTAA
- a CDS encoding Lrp/AsnC ligand binding domain-containing protein, translated as MKTRRASSRELDRIDLNILRIMQAEGRISYVELGERVGLSTTPCMERVKRLEREKFIVGYGARLNPQKLQANLLVFVEISLASKSADIFDDFRRAAIKLPHVLECHLVSGDFDYLIKARISEMASYRKLLGDILLKLPGVRESKSYIVMEELKETLAIPIPEDD; from the coding sequence ATGAAAACCCGCCGAGCCTCCAGCCGCGAGCTGGACAGGATCGATCTGAACATCCTGCGGATCATGCAGGCCGAAGGACGTATCTCCTACGTTGAGCTGGGCGAGCGGGTCGGCCTGTCCACCACGCCCTGCATGGAGCGCGTCAAGCGGCTCGAGCGAGAGAAATTCATCGTTGGTTATGGTGCCCGACTCAATCCGCAGAAGCTGCAGGCCAATCTGCTGGTATTCGTCGAGATCAGCCTTGCCTCGAAGTCGGCAGACATCTTCGATGATTTTCGCCGTGCCGCTATCAAGCTGCCGCATGTGCTGGAATGCCATCTGGTCTCAGGCGACTTCGACTACCTGATCAAGGCGCGCATTTCGGAGATGGCGTCATACCGTAAACTGCTCGGTGACATCCTGCTCAAGCTGCCGGGGGTGCGAGAATCGAAGAGCTATATCGTCATGGAAGAACTCAAGGAAACGCTGGCCATCCCTATACCCGAGGATGATTAA
- a CDS encoding NAD(P)/FAD-dependent oxidoreductase has product MLTHTPDHAPSYYAASSNRHLALPALEGDVQVDVCIVGGGFTGLNTAIELRQRGLSVALLEAHRVGWGASGRNGGQLIRGVGHDLDQFEKTIGRDGVRDLKLMGIEAVQIVRERVQAFNIDCDLTWGYCDLANKPAHLEHFRADREELIELGYAHDLHIIEPDQVNSVVGSNCYVGGMTDTGSGHLHPLNLALGEAQAAIDLGARLFEQSQVTRIDFGPTVTVHAGRGRVRAGQLVIGCNAYIGSLHPQLSSTVIPAGSYVIATEPLGEERAARLIPQNMALCDQRVALDYYRLSADRRLLFGGACHYSGRDPADIQAYMRPKMLRVFPELADVRIEYQWGGMIGIGANRLPQIGRLPEHGNVFYAQAYSGHGVNATHLAARILAEAVSGQASRGFDLFSRVPHMHFPGGQRFRAPLLAMGMAWQQLKELL; this is encoded by the coding sequence GTGCTGACCCATACGCCTGATCATGCCCCGTCCTACTACGCTGCATCCAGTAACCGCCACCTTGCGCTACCTGCGCTGGAAGGTGACGTGCAGGTCGATGTCTGCATTGTCGGGGGCGGCTTCACCGGCCTCAATACCGCTATCGAGCTGCGTCAGCGCGGTCTGTCCGTTGCCTTGCTGGAGGCGCACCGTGTTGGCTGGGGCGCCAGCGGGCGCAACGGCGGCCAACTGATTCGCGGCGTCGGCCACGATCTCGACCAGTTTGAAAAAACCATCGGTCGCGACGGCGTGCGCGATCTCAAGCTGATGGGTATCGAGGCGGTGCAGATCGTCCGCGAGCGTGTGCAGGCGTTCAATATCGACTGCGATCTGACCTGGGGCTACTGCGATCTGGCGAACAAGCCGGCGCATCTCGAGCACTTTCGCGCCGATCGCGAGGAACTCATCGAGCTTGGCTACGCACATGACCTGCACATCATCGAACCTGACCAGGTGAACAGCGTGGTAGGGTCCAATTGCTATGTCGGTGGCATGACCGACACCGGCTCGGGCCACCTGCATCCTCTTAATCTGGCGCTCGGTGAAGCTCAGGCGGCGATTGATCTTGGTGCCCGGCTGTTCGAGCAGTCGCAGGTGACGCGCATCGACTTCGGCCCCACGGTCACCGTGCATGCTGGCCGCGGCCGGGTTCGCGCCGGTCAGCTCGTGATCGGCTGCAATGCCTACATCGGCTCGTTGCATCCTCAGCTCAGCAGTACGGTTATCCCGGCGGGGAGCTACGTCATCGCCACCGAGCCGCTCGGCGAGGAACGCGCCGCACGTCTGATACCGCAGAACATGGCGTTGTGTGATCAGCGGGTGGCGCTGGACTACTACCGGCTTTCCGCGGACCGTCGGCTGCTGTTTGGCGGCGCATGCCATTACTCCGGTCGCGACCCGGCCGATATCCAGGCGTACATGCGACCGAAAATGCTCAGGGTGTTCCCCGAGCTGGCCGACGTGCGCATCGAGTACCAGTGGGGCGGGATGATCGGCATCGGCGCCAATCGACTGCCGCAGATCGGCCGGCTACCGGAGCACGGCAATGTCTTCTATGCGCAGGCCTATTCCGGTCACGGGGTCAACGCTACGCACCTCGCCGCACGGATACTCGCCGAGGCGGTGAGTGGTCAGGCGAGCCGCGGGTTCGACCTGTTCAGCAGGGTGCCGCACATGCACTTCCCCGGTGGCCAGCGCTTCCGGGCGCCGCTGCTGGCGATGGGCATGGCCTGGCAGCAGCTCAAGGAGCTGCTCTAG
- a CDS encoding ribonuclease J, with product MPAPRFDQLHRQPGPFFVALGGAGMFGANFYLYGSAGQWIAVDCGFALQSTASGSNIMSVPSLAALEQHDIQLSAVLITHGHEDHIGAIPHLWRQLNCPLYASPFAAHLIRNKLDPSLQWPQLKEIRPLEPVGIGHFQAEWIPVTHSIPESHGIVIEAAGKRIYHSGDWKLDPAPVVGGLTAQSRLQALGRSGVHAVIGDSTNAPVPGMSRSESDVQNGLLDTIRACRKRVIVTCFASNLARLHSLAEIAFDTARYAGLLGRSLLTMHSAGRALNYLSPRPGFIGPWELGYLPREQQLWICTGSQGEPAAALGRLASGSHPHLSLEEGDTVLFSSRLIPGNEEALERIRRGLTEQGVNIIDDEMAPIHSSGHPPQEDLRRMYGWLKARYLLPVHGEIYHQQAHLDFARSLGMQGMVPANGDLIDLSAQPARVADMQWGLREVKQN from the coding sequence ATGCCAGCACCCCGTTTCGATCAGCTTCACCGTCAGCCCGGCCCGTTCTTCGTTGCCCTGGGAGGCGCCGGCATGTTCGGCGCAAACTTCTACCTGTATGGTTCGGCAGGCCAATGGATAGCCGTCGACTGCGGGTTCGCCCTGCAGTCCACCGCCAGTGGCAGCAACATCATGTCCGTCCCCAGCCTGGCAGCGCTCGAGCAGCATGATATTCAGCTGTCGGCCGTGTTGATAACCCACGGGCATGAGGATCATATCGGCGCGATACCGCATCTGTGGCGGCAGCTGAACTGCCCCCTCTACGCCAGCCCGTTCGCCGCGCACCTGATACGCAACAAGCTCGACCCGTCCCTGCAGTGGCCGCAGCTCAAGGAGATCCGCCCGCTCGAGCCTGTTGGAATCGGCCACTTTCAGGCCGAATGGATTCCCGTGACGCACTCCATTCCGGAGTCCCATGGCATCGTCATCGAGGCCGCCGGCAAGCGCATCTACCACAGCGGCGACTGGAAGCTCGATCCGGCACCGGTGGTGGGCGGGCTGACAGCGCAGAGTCGACTGCAGGCGCTTGGCAGAAGCGGCGTTCACGCCGTGATCGGTGACTCCACCAACGCGCCGGTGCCCGGTATGAGTCGCTCGGAATCGGACGTGCAGAACGGACTGCTCGATACCATTCGCGCCTGCCGCAAACGGGTCATCGTCACCTGTTTTGCCAGCAACCTGGCACGCCTGCACAGTCTGGCAGAGATCGCCTTCGACACTGCCCGCTATGCCGGGTTGCTCGGCCGCAGCCTGCTGACCATGCACAGCGCCGGTCGGGCACTGAACTACCTGAGTCCCAGGCCCGGTTTCATCGGTCCCTGGGAGTTGGGCTATCTGCCGCGCGAGCAGCAGCTCTGGATCTGTACCGGCAGTCAGGGCGAACCCGCTGCCGCGCTGGGACGACTGGCCAGTGGCAGCCATCCGCATCTGTCCCTGGAAGAAGGCGATACCGTGCTGTTCTCATCGCGACTGATTCCGGGAAACGAGGAAGCGCTGGAGCGTATCCGGCGCGGACTGACCGAGCAGGGTGTGAACATCATCGATGATGAAATGGCTCCGATCCATTCATCCGGCCATCCGCCACAGGAAGACCTGCGGCGAATGTATGGCTGGCTGAAAGCGCGATATCTCTTGCCCGTACACGGTGAAATCTATCATCAGCAAGCGCATCTGGACTTCGCCCGGAGCCTGGGCATGCAGGGCATGGTGCCCGCCAATGGCGACCTGATCGACCTGTCCGCCCAACCGGCGCGGGTGGCCGACATGCAATGGGGCCTGCGGGAGGTCAAACAGAACTGA
- a CDS encoding nucleoside recognition domain-containing protein, whose protein sequence is MLNGIWLSFFIAAFAAALWQWLGAGDTEVFSRLVAALFDMARLSVDIIIVLIGTMTLWLGLLAIAEKAGLIDLLARVLNPLFRRLMPEVPSGHPALGHITMNFAANVLGLDNAATPIGLKAMHSLQTLNPSRDTASNAQILFLVLNASSLTLLPVTIFMYRAQQGAADPTAVFLPILLATTASSLTGLFSVALMQRLKVWEPVVLAYLVGGALALGALLAVLAGMSAQALAATSTLVGNLTLFGIVMLFLLVGWLRKVNVYDTFIDGAKEGFSFTVSLLPYLVAMLVAVGVLRASGVLDAILDAIRWLATSMALDTRFVDALPTALIKPLSGSGARAMMIETMNTHGVDSFPALLAATFQGSTETTFYVLAVYFGAVGIRRVRHGLGCALLADLAGMLAAIGVCYWFFA, encoded by the coding sequence ATGCTTAACGGAATCTGGCTGAGCTTTTTCATCGCCGCCTTCGCCGCCGCCCTGTGGCAGTGGCTGGGAGCAGGCGATACCGAGGTGTTCAGCCGGCTGGTGGCGGCGCTGTTCGACATGGCGCGGCTGAGCGTCGACATCATCATTGTCCTGATAGGCACCATGACGCTGTGGCTGGGCCTGCTGGCGATTGCCGAAAAGGCAGGGTTGATCGACCTGCTCGCTCGCGTTCTGAATCCCCTGTTCCGACGCCTGATGCCCGAGGTACCGAGCGGCCATCCGGCGCTGGGCCACATCACCATGAACTTCGCAGCCAATGTGCTGGGGCTGGACAACGCGGCCACGCCGATCGGCCTGAAGGCCATGCATTCGCTACAGACGCTCAACCCCAGCCGCGACACCGCGAGCAACGCGCAGATCCTGTTTCTGGTGCTGAATGCTTCCTCGCTGACGCTGCTGCCGGTCACCATCTTCATGTACCGGGCGCAGCAGGGCGCGGCTGATCCGACCGCCGTATTCCTGCCAATTTTGCTGGCGACCACCGCCTCCAGCCTGACCGGCCTGTTCAGCGTCGCGCTCATGCAACGCCTCAAGGTGTGGGAGCCGGTGGTACTGGCCTACCTGGTGGGCGGTGCGCTGGCCCTCGGCGCGCTGCTTGCGGTGCTGGCCGGGATGTCTGCGCAGGCACTTGCCGCGACGTCGACGCTCGTCGGCAACCTGACCCTGTTCGGCATTGTGATGCTGTTTCTGCTGGTCGGCTGGCTGCGCAAGGTGAATGTGTACGACACCTTCATCGACGGTGCGAAGGAAGGCTTCAGCTTTACCGTGTCGCTGCTGCCGTACCTGGTGGCCATGCTGGTAGCCGTCGGGGTGCTGCGCGCCAGCGGCGTACTGGATGCCATTCTCGATGCCATACGCTGGCTGGCCACCTCGATGGCGCTGGACACACGCTTTGTCGATGCATTGCCGACCGCCCTGATCAAGCCGCTGTCTGGCAGCGGTGCGCGGGCGATGATGATCGAGACGATGAACACCCACGGCGTGGACAGTTTCCCCGCGCTGCTGGCGGCAACGTTCCAGGGCAGTACCGAAACCACCTTCTACGTTCTGGCGGTCTATTTTGGCGCCGTAGGCATCCGCCGCGTACGCCACGGGCTGGGATGTGCGTTGCTTGCCGATCTGGCCGGCATGCTGGCGGCGATTGGCGTCTGCTACTGGTTCTTTGCCTGA
- a CDS encoding N-acetylmuramoyl-L-alanine amidase, translating to MKRLVLLSLAVLLLAGCARGLVIDSRHTSDSQDSRVQYIVLHYTSSGFERSLGTLTRGPVSSHYLIDQSPATVYRLVDENRRAWHAGDSSWQGRTWLNASSIGIELVHPGYTDSPQGRLWHPWEPEQIEALIMLLRDILQRHQLTADRVIGHSDVAPQRKLDPGPLFPWQALAAAGVAVWPQTADVQLHLDHLAGRTPPLAWFADALTRFGYTVSPTTPEGEADPALRNVIAAFQMRFRPARFDGQPDSQTAAVLAALVPAAVASPHWCGPALAPAETDPCRQLPREP from the coding sequence GTGAAGCGTCTCGTTCTTCTATCACTGGCAGTACTGTTGCTGGCCGGCTGCGCTCGCGGACTGGTCATCGACAGCCGTCATACCTCCGACAGCCAGGACAGTCGGGTCCAGTACATCGTCCTGCATTACACCTCCTCGGGATTCGAGCGCTCGCTGGGCACCCTGACCCGCGGACCGGTGAGCAGTCATTACCTGATCGACCAGAGCCCGGCGACCGTCTACCGGCTGGTCGACGAGAACCGTCGCGCCTGGCATGCCGGTGACAGCAGCTGGCAGGGGCGAACCTGGCTCAACGCCAGTTCCATCGGCATCGAACTCGTGCATCCCGGCTATACCGACTCACCTCAGGGACGGCTCTGGCATCCCTGGGAGCCTGAACAGATCGAAGCGCTGATCATGCTGCTGCGGGATATTCTGCAGCGTCACCAGTTGACCGCTGACCGCGTCATCGGCCACAGCGACGTCGCGCCACAACGCAAGCTCGATCCTGGCCCACTGTTTCCCTGGCAGGCGCTGGCCGCCGCAGGGGTAGCCGTCTGGCCGCAGACCGCCGACGTTCAGCTGCATCTGGACCATCTGGCCGGCCGCACGCCACCGCTGGCCTGGTTCGCCGACGCGCTGACCCGCTTCGGCTATACCGTGTCGCCGACCACCCCGGAAGGCGAAGCAGACCCGGCGCTGCGCAACGTCATTGCAGCGTTCCAGATGCGCTTTCGTCCCGCGCGTTTCGACGGTCAGCCCGACAGTCAGACCGCAGCCGTTCTGGCCGCGCTCGTGCCCGCCGCGGTCGCCTCCCCGCACTGGTGCGGACCGGCGCTGGCTCCAGCAGAAACCGACCCCTGCCGGCAATTGCCGCGCGAACCATGA
- a CDS encoding GGDEF domain-containing protein, producing MSDPRNNVVQSGQEAMDQLADHEELLKRSLVRISIAADGLDPLLDRRLRELRGSLRADAPTHLLADLMPELEHAVLKADAERQERLSQIARHLQTLAQNLQRRHPAGSAAQALRQLQKQLDAPIEYANQIPALLEELALVQQLVLEVPSGAENRGLLARLFKRSDVQSLSSTAVPEQTPDAEPDAAATSLPAGRPVGGEEQQYSQVAGHIETILINLLAELQVLDDEKNRCERLREQVSQGLNWYELAAVLDELTLLVLNAQQKRQQDFERYLQQLNRRLAQFQGNLEAAHDVCLGSFESGKELEVAIRSQVAELHGDVRQATDLEALKATVESKLDALLLDVDRARSSREHQEEETSSRLRSMIERIQVMEVEAQTFRKHLDEQRQRAMLDNLTGLANRAGLQKRMEEEFDRWHRYGGELLLAVLDVDHFKTINDRFGHLAGDKVLRLIAHQLSARLRKTDFIGRFGGEEFVLLMPGTTVEQGALVLDELRSGIEQCPFHFKAERVTITISLGFTQFNAGDSLDKVFDRADQAMYQAKKAGRNRIVKAV from the coding sequence ATGTCGGACCCCAGAAACAACGTTGTCCAATCAGGGCAGGAAGCCATGGATCAACTCGCCGATCATGAAGAACTCCTAAAGCGCAGCCTGGTTCGCATCAGTATTGCTGCGGACGGGCTCGACCCGCTGCTTGACCGCCGTTTGCGGGAGCTGAGAGGTTCACTCAGAGCCGACGCCCCTACCCATCTGCTCGCCGACCTGATGCCGGAACTGGAACACGCCGTGCTCAAGGCCGACGCCGAGCGCCAGGAACGCCTGTCCCAGATTGCCCGGCATCTCCAGACTCTGGCGCAGAACCTGCAGCGTCGCCATCCCGCCGGATCGGCTGCGCAGGCGCTGAGGCAACTGCAGAAACAACTCGATGCTCCCATTGAATACGCCAATCAGATCCCTGCACTGCTCGAAGAACTGGCCCTCGTCCAGCAGCTGGTTCTAGAGGTTCCATCAGGTGCGGAAAACCGCGGCCTGCTGGCGCGCCTGTTCAAGCGCAGCGACGTGCAGAGCCTGTCATCCACGGCAGTCCCCGAGCAGACGCCGGATGCCGAACCCGACGCTGCGGCCACGTCCCTGCCAGCAGGCCGTCCCGTGGGCGGCGAAGAACAGCAGTATTCGCAGGTCGCCGGGCACATCGAAACCATCCTGATCAATCTGCTCGCCGAGCTGCAGGTTCTGGACGATGAGAAAAATCGTTGCGAGCGGCTGCGCGAGCAGGTGAGCCAGGGCCTGAACTGGTATGAGCTGGCTGCCGTGCTCGACGAGCTCACCCTGCTCGTGCTCAACGCCCAGCAGAAGCGCCAGCAGGACTTCGAACGCTACCTGCAACAGCTGAACAGACGACTCGCGCAGTTCCAGGGCAACCTTGAAGCCGCCCATGACGTTTGTCTGGGGTCGTTCGAGTCTGGCAAGGAGCTCGAGGTGGCGATTCGTTCGCAGGTCGCCGAGCTGCATGGGGACGTTCGCCAGGCCACCGACCTCGAAGCATTGAAAGCCACTGTCGAGTCCAAGCTTGATGCGCTGCTGCTCGATGTCGACCGCGCACGCTCGTCGCGAGAACATCAGGAGGAGGAAACCTCCAGCCGCTTACGCTCAATGATCGAGCGCATTCAGGTGATGGAAGTCGAAGCGCAGACATTCCGCAAGCATCTCGATGAGCAACGCCAACGGGCGATGCTCGACAACCTGACCGGCCTGGCGAATCGGGCAGGCTTGCAGAAGCGCATGGAGGAAGAGTTCGACCGCTGGCATCGCTACGGGGGCGAACTGCTCCTAGCCGTGCTGGACGTGGATCATTTCAAGACCATCAACGACCGCTTCGGTCACCTCGCCGGCGACAAGGTGCTGCGACTCATCGCTCATCAGCTGTCTGCACGGTTGCGCAAGACCGACTTCATCGGGCGTTTCGGGGGCGAGGAGTTCGTCCTGCTGATGCCTGGCACCACGGTCGAGCAGGGGGCGCTGGTGCTCGACGAGTTGCGCTCGGGTATCGAGCAATGCCCGTTTCACTTCAAGGCTGAGCGGGTGACCATCACCATTTCACTGGGTTTCACCCAGTTCAATGCCGGTGACTCGCTCGACAAGGTGTTCGACCGCGCCGACCAGGCGATGTACCAGGCGAAGAAAGCCGGACGCAATCGCATCGTCAAAGCCGTCTGA